A genome region from Flavobacterium sp. includes the following:
- a CDS encoding TPM domain-containing protein, which yields MSKVEDFLTKEEEQEIVEAIRTAENNTSGEIRVHIEKTTSKAHYDRALEVFHELRMDETKLKNGVLLYFAVDDKNFVICGDKGINDLVADDFWDCTKDVMVNHFKSGNFKQGIVDGILNAGEQLKKYFPSQEDDINELSNEISKG from the coding sequence ATGTCAAAAGTAGAAGATTTTTTAACCAAAGAAGAAGAGCAGGAAATTGTTGAAGCTATTCGTACGGCCGAAAATAATACTTCTGGCGAAATTAGAGTTCATATAGAAAAAACTACTTCTAAAGCTCATTATGATAGAGCTTTAGAAGTTTTTCATGAATTGCGAATGGATGAAACCAAACTAAAAAATGGTGTTTTGCTTTATTTTGCAGTTGATGATAAAAACTTCGTGATTTGCGGCGACAAAGGAATTAATGATCTTGTTGCTGATGATTTTTGGGATTGCACCAAAGATGTCATGGTAAATCACTTTAAATCAGGAAATTTTAAGCAGGGAATTGTTGATGGTATTTTGAATGCCGGCGAACAGCTAAAAAAATATTTCCCATCTCAGGAAGACGATATTAACGAATTATCTAACGAAATTTCAAAAGGATAA
- a CDS encoding LemA family protein, giving the protein MKKWLIPVGLIIVFIAIIAFWSIGIKNTALQHSQAVNKEWGNVQTAYQRRNDLIGNLVNTVKGAADFEKSTLTAVIEARAKATSVTIDPSNVTPEQLAQFNQAQSGVTSSLSKLLVSVEQYPTLKANENFLKLQDELASTENQILTARTRFNESVQTYNGYVLKIPNNWFLSEYKEKPYFEASTGADKPVEVKF; this is encoded by the coding sequence ATGAAAAAGTGGTTAATCCCTGTAGGGCTTATTATTGTATTTATCGCTATTATCGCATTTTGGTCGATTGGAATTAAAAATACTGCTTTACAGCACAGTCAGGCTGTAAATAAAGAATGGGGAAATGTTCAAACGGCTTACCAAAGACGTAATGACCTTATCGGGAATTTAGTAAACACTGTAAAAGGTGCTGCTGATTTTGAAAAATCAACTTTAACAGCTGTAATTGAAGCTCGTGCAAAAGCTACTTCTGTAACTATTGACCCAAGTAATGTAACTCCTGAGCAACTGGCACAATTCAACCAGGCACAAAGTGGTGTAACTTCATCATTATCAAAATTATTAGTTTCTGTTGAGCAGTATCCAACTTTAAAAGCTAATGAAAACTTCTTGAAATTACAAGATGAATTAGCAAGTACAGAAAACCAAATTTTAACAGCAAGAACTCGTTTCAACGAATCGGTACAAACATACAACGGATATGTTTTAAAAATTCCAAACAACTGGTTCTTGAGCGAATACAAAGAAAAACCATACTTTGAAGCTTCTACGGGTGCTGATAAACCAGTTGAAGTAAAATTCTAA
- a CDS encoding MerR family transcriptional regulator, with amino-acid sequence MHIELSKDKRYYSIGEVAKAFNVNASLIRFWDSEFDILKPKKNAKGNRMFTPEDVTNLQLIYHLVKERGFTLEGAKTHLKEGQKKTLDKFEIIRKLETIKTQLNDIKNEL; translated from the coding sequence ATGCATATTGAGCTTTCAAAAGATAAAAGATATTACAGCATTGGCGAAGTAGCCAAAGCCTTTAATGTCAATGCATCCTTGATACGATTTTGGGACAGCGAATTTGACATTCTAAAACCCAAAAAGAACGCCAAAGGCAACAGAATGTTTACGCCCGAAGATGTAACCAACCTGCAACTGATTTATCATTTGGTAAAAGAAAGAGGTTTTACACTTGAAGGAGCCAAAACGCATCTAAAAGAAGGTCAGAAGAAAACGTTAGATAAATTCGAAATAATACGTAAATTAGAGACCATCAAAACACAATTAAACGATATCAAAAACGAATTGTAA
- a CDS encoding peptidoglycan DD-metalloendopeptidase family protein, giving the protein MAKVKYYYDSENLAYTKIKTRKRIKIGYALLFLLASALFGFLVFVLLINTPYFETPKDRLQAREIENLKLQYAILNKKLDEIDDAADALEERDNNIYRIYFNKAEIPDSIRKAGFRNPDRYKTLEGYNNSQLVLNTTKRIDKLSKQLAIQSKSLDEILKLAGAKKSLLSAIPAIQPVRNENLKRVASGFGYRIDPFTKVRKMHNGMDFTANTGAPVYATGDGIVARADNTASGFGNHVVIRHGFGYESLYAHLSKYNCRPGQHVKRGDVIGYVGSTGRSEGPHCHYEVHKDGKVVNPLNFYYGNISAAEYVAISQMANQENQSLD; this is encoded by the coding sequence ATGGCGAAAGTAAAATATTATTACGACTCAGAAAATCTGGCTTATACAAAAATAAAAACCAGAAAAAGAATAAAAATAGGTTACGCATTACTGTTTTTACTAGCCTCGGCATTATTTGGTTTTTTAGTTTTCGTTCTTTTAATTAATACGCCTTATTTTGAAACTCCTAAAGATCGTTTACAGGCACGTGAAATAGAAAATTTAAAACTGCAATATGCCATTTTAAATAAAAAACTAGATGAGATTGATGATGCTGCAGATGCTTTAGAAGAACGTGACAATAATATTTACAGAATTTATTTTAATAAGGCAGAAATTCCGGATTCAATTAGAAAAGCAGGTTTTAGAAATCCTGACCGATATAAAACATTAGAAGGTTACAACAACTCGCAATTGGTTTTAAACACCACAAAACGCATTGATAAACTTTCGAAACAATTAGCCATTCAGTCTAAATCGCTGGATGAAATATTAAAATTAGCCGGAGCCAAAAAAAGTCTGTTATCAGCGATTCCGGCAATACAGCCTGTTCGAAATGAAAATTTAAAACGGGTTGCTTCTGGTTTTGGATACAGAATTGATCCTTTCACGAAAGTGCGAAAAATGCACAACGGAATGGATTTTACAGCCAACACAGGTGCACCGGTTTATGCCACCGGAGATGGCATTGTGGCACGAGCTGACAACACCGCATCGGGCTTTGGGAATCATGTCGTGATCAGGCACGGTTTTGGATATGAGAGTTTGTACGCGCATTTAAGCAAATACAACTGCAGACCCGGACAACATGTCAAACGCGGTGACGTAATTGGTTACGTAGGAAGTACAGGAAGATCTGAAGGTCCGCATTGTCATTATGAAGTTCATAAAGATGGAAAAGTGGTAAATCCGCTTAATTTCTATTACGGAAATATATCAGCTGCAGAATATGTGGCAATTTCTCAAATGGCAAATCAGGAAAATCAATCATTAGATTAA
- the alaS gene encoding alanine--tRNA ligase, with protein sequence MKSQDVRKQFLDFFKSNGHLIVPSAPIVLKDDPTLMFNNSGMAQFKEFFLGNGTPKSPRIADTQKCLRVSGKHNDLEDVGFDTYHHTMFEMLGNWSFGDYFKKEAINWAWQLLTEVYKIPKENLYVSVFEGSKEDNVPFDQEAWDIWKTLIDEDRIILGNKKDNFWEMGDQGPCGPCSEIHVDLRPEAEKALVTGKSLVNNDHPQVVEIWNNVFMEFNRKADGSLEKLPAQHVDTGMGFERLCMALQGKTSNYDTDVFTPLIEKVEQITGLKYTSDEVKNISEEQSKTNIAIRVVVDHVRAVAFAIADGQLPSNTGAGYVIRRILRRAIRYGFTFLNTKEPFINKLVEVLANQMGEFFPEIKSQQQLVNNVIREEEASFLRTLEQGLQLLENVVAETSGKEVSGAKVFELYDTFGFPKDLTALILKEKGFSYNEAEFEVELQKQKTRSRAASEVSTEDWNVLIPGNVETFVGYDKTENEVKITRIRKVDSKKDGILYQIVLDNTPFYPEGGGQVGDKGTLVSANETIEIIDTKKENNLILHFAKQLPENVEAGFVAKVNTDLRTSTSKNHSATHLMHLALRNILGTHVEQKGSLVNPNYLRFDFSHFSKVSDEEIKQVEAFVNAQIEAQLQLVEHRNIPIQEALDKGAMALFGEKYGDNVRMIEFGESRELCGGIHVKNTADIWHFKIISEGAVAAGIRRIEAITGDAVKNFYLNQENTLAEIKETLKNPQDILKSVASLQDDNAKLKKQVEQLLKEKVGSLKTELEKDFQEVNGVNFLAKQVDLSMASTKDLAQALGSSKPDSFVFLASVEDGQPNIHCYITKELVASKGLNSNAVIKELGKYIEGNGGGQPFFASGKGKNANGIAEALAHAVEFIQ encoded by the coding sequence ATGAAATCACAAGACGTACGTAAACAATTTTTAGACTTTTTTAAAAGCAATGGACACTTAATTGTTCCATCGGCTCCTATCGTTCTTAAAGACGATCCAACCCTAATGTTCAATAATTCTGGAATGGCCCAGTTTAAAGAATTTTTCTTAGGGAACGGAACTCCAAAAAGTCCTAGAATAGCCGATACGCAAAAATGTCTTCGTGTTTCGGGAAAACATAATGATCTTGAAGATGTAGGTTTTGATACGTATCATCATACTATGTTTGAGATGCTTGGAAACTGGTCATTTGGTGATTATTTCAAAAAAGAAGCAATCAACTGGGCTTGGCAGCTTTTGACAGAAGTGTATAAAATTCCAAAAGAAAATCTTTATGTTTCTGTTTTTGAAGGGAGTAAAGAAGATAATGTTCCTTTTGACCAAGAAGCTTGGGATATCTGGAAAACATTAATTGACGAAGACCGAATTATTCTTGGTAATAAAAAAGATAATTTCTGGGAAATGGGAGATCAGGGACCATGCGGACCTTGTTCTGAAATTCACGTTGATTTACGTCCGGAAGCTGAAAAAGCTCTTGTTACAGGAAAAAGTTTGGTAAACAATGATCATCCGCAAGTTGTTGAAATCTGGAATAATGTATTCATGGAATTCAACCGTAAAGCTGATGGATCTCTTGAAAAACTTCCTGCACAGCACGTTGATACCGGAATGGGATTTGAGCGTTTATGTATGGCGTTACAAGGAAAAACATCAAATTATGATACAGATGTTTTTACACCGCTTATTGAAAAAGTAGAACAAATTACAGGTTTAAAATATACATCTGACGAGGTTAAAAATATCTCAGAAGAACAAAGTAAAACTAATATTGCAATTCGTGTTGTTGTAGATCACGTTCGTGCGGTTGCTTTTGCCATTGCTGACGGACAATTGCCATCAAACACTGGGGCTGGATATGTTATTCGTAGAATTTTGCGTCGTGCAATTCGTTACGGATTTACATTCTTAAATACAAAAGAGCCTTTTATCAATAAATTGGTAGAAGTTTTAGCAAATCAAATGGGAGAATTTTTTCCTGAAATTAAATCGCAGCAGCAATTAGTAAATAATGTAATCCGTGAAGAAGAAGCTTCTTTCTTAAGAACTTTAGAACAGGGATTACAATTGTTAGAAAATGTTGTAGCTGAAACTAGTGGAAAAGAAGTTTCAGGAGCAAAGGTTTTTGAATTGTATGATACATTTGGTTTCCCAAAAGATTTAACTGCTTTAATTCTAAAAGAAAAAGGTTTCTCTTATAATGAAGCTGAATTTGAAGTTGAATTGCAAAAACAGAAAACACGTTCTCGTGCAGCTTCTGAAGTTTCAACAGAAGACTGGAATGTTTTGATTCCCGGAAATGTAGAAACATTTGTGGGCTATGATAAAACAGAAAACGAAGTAAAAATTACTCGCATCAGAAAAGTTGATTCTAAAAAAGATGGTATTTTGTACCAAATCGTTTTAGATAATACACCTTTTTATCCAGAAGGTGGAGGACAAGTTGGAGATAAAGGAACATTGGTTTCTGCAAACGAAACAATTGAAATTATCGATACCAAAAAAGAGAATAATTTGATTTTGCATTTTGCAAAACAGCTTCCTGAAAACGTAGAAGCAGGTTTTGTGGCAAAAGTAAATACAGATTTAAGAACATCGACTTCAAAAAATCACTCTGCTACGCATTTAATGCATTTGGCTTTGAGAAACATTTTAGGAACGCATGTTGAACAAAAAGGATCATTGGTAAACCCGAATTACCTGCGTTTTGACTTTTCTCATTTCAGTAAAGTTTCTGATGAAGAAATTAAACAAGTTGAAGCTTTTGTAAATGCTCAGATTGAAGCACAATTACAGTTGGTTGAACACAGAAATATTCCAATTCAGGAAGCATTAGATAAAGGCGCAATGGCTTTATTTGGTGAGAAATACGGCGATAATGTTCGCATGATTGAGTTTGGAGAAAGCCGAGAATTATGTGGAGGTATTCACGTAAAAAATACAGCTGATATCTGGCATTTCAAAATTATTTCTGAAGGTGCTGTTGCAGCTGGAATTCGTCGTATTGAAGCAATTACTGGCGATGCGGTGAAAAACTTCTATCTAAACCAGGAAAATACATTGGCAGAGATAAAAGAAACACTTAAAAATCCACAGGATATTTTAAAATCGGTTGCTTCACTTCAGGATGATAATGCTAAGTTGAAAAAACAAGTAGAGCAGTTACTGAAAGAAAAAGTAGGTTCGTTAAAAACGGAATTAGAGAAAGATTTCCAAGAAGTAAACGGAGTAAATTTCCTTGCAAAACAAGTAGATTTAAGCATGGCTTCTACAAAAGATTTAGCTCAGGCTTTAGGAAGTTCTAAACCAGATTCGTTTGTGTTTTTAGCTTCTGTAGAAGATGGTCAGCCAAATATTCACTGTTATATTACTAAAGAATTGGTTGCGAGTAAAGGTTTAAATTCTAATGCTGTAATTAAAGAATTAGGTAAATATATTGAAGGAAATGGAGGAGGACAGCCTTTCTTCGCTTCTGGAAAAGGTAAAAATGCAAACGGAATTGCTGAGGCTTTGGCTCACGCAGTTGAGTTTATACAGTAG
- a CDS encoding GxxExxY protein — protein sequence MTENEISAIVVDTCYKIHVKLGPGLLESVYEAILYHELTKRGLSVERQKTLPVIWDQINLDIGFRADLIVENKVILEIKSIEQLTDVHAKQVLTYLKITKMKLGLLINFNVPIIKFGIKRVVSNLY from the coding sequence ATGACTGAAAATGAAATTTCGGCTATAGTAGTTGATACTTGTTATAAAATACACGTCAAACTCGGTCCAGGTTTATTAGAATCAGTTTATGAAGCTATTTTGTATCATGAATTGACAAAGAGAGGATTGAGTGTAGAAAGACAAAAAACGTTACCTGTTATTTGGGATCAAATAAACTTAGATATTGGCTTTAGAGCAGATTTGATAGTTGAAAACAAAGTAATTCTAGAAATTAAATCAATTGAACAACTAACAGATGTTCATGCGAAACAAGTTTTAACTTATTTAAAAATAACAAAAATGAAATTGGGTCTACTTATAAATTTTAATGTGCCAATAATTAAGTTTGGTATAAAAAGAGTAGTTTCAAATCTTTATTAA
- a CDS encoding ABC transporter ATP-binding protein — MKLLYTYIIKHKLLLFFALIMATINICFSLSDSVITGKLMQDCGVGLHKYDGNVTGFIKSLSFWLGLSLGAAMVSRITKNFQDYFTNVVIQRTGAQMYTDGIKKSLDLPYAEFEDQRSGETLSKLTKVRIDSEKLITLSISLIFQTIIGFIFVIVYVARIDLRISIIFLITAPIIALVSLYLGKKIKIVSRKIVNQTNALAGSTTESLRNIELVKSLGLTYQEEKRLNLNTFKILQLELEKIRFIRSLSFIQGTTVHFLRTCVVFALYYFLFGGKIIVGDLLTMVFFTFFIFGPLQELGNFIIALNETKVSMENFKNLLNAPKEFRPKTPKHVGAIQKLLFSNVSFQHKTAKFKAVENINFEIKQGQTVAFVGPSGSGKTTLVKLLVGLYTPAEGEILYNDIDSTEIDLLDLRKQLGFVTQDAQLFSGTIRENLLFVKPNATDEELYDALKRASCDKLLKRAEDGLNTTIGEGGIKVSGGEKQRLSIARAILRNPNLLIFDEATSALDSITEEEINDTIRNISDKNRITVLIAHRLSTVMHADRIFVLEQGKIIEQGKHEDLIVEKGLYYAMWRQQIGERK, encoded by the coding sequence ATGAAATTACTATATACCTATATAATCAAACATAAACTTTTACTGTTTTTTGCTTTGATTATGGCTACTATCAACATTTGTTTCAGCTTGTCAGACTCTGTTATTACCGGAAAACTTATGCAGGATTGCGGAGTTGGTCTGCACAAATATGACGGAAACGTAACTGGCTTTATTAAATCTTTATCTTTCTGGCTTGGTCTTTCTCTTGGCGCAGCAATGGTTTCAAGAATTACCAAAAATTTTCAGGATTATTTTACCAATGTTGTTATTCAAAGAACCGGTGCACAAATGTATACCGATGGAATTAAAAAATCTCTTGATCTTCCTTACGCAGAATTCGAAGATCAGCGAAGTGGTGAAACTTTAAGCAAACTGACGAAAGTGAGAATTGATTCTGAAAAATTAATAACGCTATCCATTTCTTTAATCTTTCAGACTATCATCGGATTTATATTCGTAATTGTTTACGTTGCCCGAATTGATTTGAGGATCTCAATTATTTTCCTGATTACAGCACCAATTATTGCTTTGGTGAGTTTATATTTAGGAAAAAAGATCAAGATTGTTTCTCGAAAAATCGTTAACCAGACCAATGCACTGGCGGGTTCTACAACTGAGAGTCTACGAAATATTGAACTTGTAAAAAGTCTTGGTTTGACATATCAGGAAGAAAAACGTTTGAATTTAAATACGTTTAAAATCCTACAGTTAGAATTAGAAAAAATTCGTTTTATCAGAAGTTTAAGCTTCATTCAGGGAACAACGGTTCACTTTTTAAGAACCTGTGTTGTTTTTGCTCTTTATTACTTCTTATTTGGCGGAAAAATTATCGTTGGAGATTTATTGACAATGGTATTTTTTACTTTCTTTATTTTTGGACCTTTACAGGAATTAGGAAATTTTATTATTGCTTTGAATGAAACGAAAGTTTCTATGGAGAATTTCAAAAACCTTTTGAATGCTCCAAAAGAATTTCGTCCAAAAACGCCAAAACACGTTGGTGCAATTCAGAAATTACTTTTTTCGAATGTTAGTTTCCAGCATAAAACAGCTAAATTTAAAGCTGTTGAAAATATTAATTTTGAAATCAAACAAGGACAAACCGTTGCCTTTGTCGGGCCTTCTGGTTCCGGGAAAACGACTTTGGTAAAACTTTTAGTTGGTTTGTATACTCCCGCAGAAGGAGAAATTTTATACAACGATATTGACTCTACAGAAATAGATTTACTGGATCTTAGAAAACAATTAGGTTTTGTTACTCAGGATGCACAGTTATTCTCCGGAACAATCCGTGAAAATTTATTGTTTGTAAAACCAAATGCAACTGATGAAGAGTTATATGATGCTTTAAAACGTGCGAGCTGCGATAAACTTCTTAAACGTGCCGAAGATGGTTTAAACACCACAATTGGCGAAGGCGGAATTAAAGTTTCAGGTGGAGAAAAACAACGTTTATCTATCGCAAGAGCCATTTTAAGAAATCCGAATTTATTAATCTTCGACGAAGCAACTTCTGCATTAGACTCGATTACAGAAGAAGAAATCAACGATACGATTCGAAATATTTCAGATAAAAACAGAATCACGGTTTTAATCGCTCATAGATTATCTACTGTAATGCACGCTGACAGAATATTTGTTCTGGAACAAGGTAAAATCATCGAACAAGGTAAACATGAAGATTTAATTGTTGAAAAAGGATTGTATTATGCGATGTGGCGCCAGCAGATTGGAGAACGTAAATAA
- a CDS encoding GSCFA domain-containing protein — MQFRTQIPISKSNNPIDYSSKILSVGSCFAENMAEKFDYFKFQNETNPFGIIFNPVSIEKLFGRVCKEEWFQEKDVFFHNERWHSFEVHSDLSNADRQELLETLNKAISETNKKIKEATHIIITFGTSWIYRNLQSAEVAANCHKVPQKQFSKELLPIEVIQKSIQNTIDLIQTLNPNINFIFTISPVRHIKDGFVENQLSKSHLFSALHQVIKTHNSKLITHNYFPSYEIMMDELRDYRFYNEDMLHPNQIAIDYIWKLFSENYISQESISTMQEVDEIQKSLRHRSFNPESEQHQKFLAKLQQKINLLGEKLPHIKF; from the coding sequence ATGCAATTCAGAACCCAAATTCCGATTTCAAAAAGTAATAACCCAATCGACTATAGTTCGAAAATACTTTCTGTAGGGTCTTGTTTTGCAGAAAATATGGCGGAGAAATTTGACTATTTTAAGTTCCAAAATGAAACGAATCCGTTTGGAATAATATTTAATCCGGTTTCAATTGAAAAATTATTTGGCAGAGTTTGTAAAGAAGAATGGTTTCAGGAAAAAGATGTTTTTTTTCATAATGAACGCTGGCATAGTTTTGAAGTTCATTCAGATTTAAGCAATGCTGACCGACAAGAATTATTGGAAACGCTTAATAAAGCCATTTCAGAAACAAATAAAAAAATCAAAGAAGCAACACATATCATTATCACTTTTGGGACTTCATGGATCTATAGAAATTTACAAAGTGCTGAAGTCGCTGCCAATTGTCACAAAGTTCCTCAAAAGCAATTCTCAAAAGAATTATTACCAATTGAAGTAATTCAAAAAAGTATTCAAAATACAATAGATTTAATTCAGACTTTAAATCCAAACATAAATTTCATTTTCACGATTTCTCCCGTTCGTCATATAAAAGACGGTTTTGTAGAAAATCAATTAAGCAAATCACATCTATTTTCAGCATTACATCAAGTAATAAAAACTCATAATTCAAAACTTATAACTCATAATTACTTTCCCTCATACGAAATCATGATGGACGAACTTCGTGATTATCGTTTTTACAATGAAGATATGCTGCATCCTAACCAAATTGCGATTGATTATATCTGGAAATTGTTCAGTGAAAATTACATTTCACAGGAAAGCATTTCAACAATGCAGGAAGTAGACGAAATACAAAAAAGTCTGCGTCACAGAAGTTTCAATCCAGAATCTGAACAGCACCAAAAATTCTTAGCCAAACTTCAGCAGAAAATAAATCTTTTAGGAGAAAAATTACCCCACATTAAATTCTAA